TTACCATCCGGACTAAATTTTACACTGAGAACAGCTTTGCTATGTTTCTCCAAACGGTTGAGTTCTTGAGTGTTAGAAAGTGCATGTCCTAAGGAACGTACTGTTTGAAATTGCACATCTGTTGGTGCGCCAATAATTTGCTTTAGCTGCTTACCTGCTTTGACACTAACAATTAGTACGTCAATCTGCTGAAAAGATAAAAAATTAGCTCCGGATAACGAATTCAATGTCACAATTTCTCTCAATTGAGCTTCTCGTCCTTGCCAGTAAGCTAAATTTCCCAAAATGAAAGCTACTATTGTTCCTAAAAACCAGACTGCAACAACGGCTCTTTGAGCTTGTCGGAGTCTTCTTTGTTGTTGTAATTGTTGTGCCTTTGTCGAATAAACTGACAAATTTTCTTTGACCCACTTGTTATCAAACACTTTCCAGTAGATCAAATTACGAATTCGTAAGCAAGTGTTCTCGCGGCGGACAACACCTGATAGCTTAAGGTGGGACTTAACCAGCGACTGTTCTTCATCAACGATCGCACGTTTTCCACGCCGGATATTACCGTAAGTAGACAAGACATCGAACAGATCGGGTGCGCGTTTGGTCAGCATGTCACGGACAAACTGCAAGTTATTATCTTGCTCGCTCATCGTCCCAAAGAAGGTACTACTAACTAAGCGCTCAATATCTGCTTCTGACCAATTACTCTTGCCCTGCTCTCTAAGTTTGTTACAAAGCCGCTGTGATAAATACGGATGTCCAGCCGTCCACGTTAGCACTCTTCTCAACACCTGCTGTGCTGCATCCTTTGCCAACCCCAGCCCCTCAGCCAGTGGTTTTGCCTCCTCAAAGGTGAAATCCGTTAAATCCACCCGCTGTCCAATATTAAACGGTGTCCGTTTGGAGTCGCCGATCAAGTCGCCGGGAGTTGCCACACCAATTAGGACAAAGGAAAGACGCCGAAACTCTGGTTTATCAGAGCGAGTATTATAAAAAGAGCGAATCGCTGCAAAAAAATCGTCGGTAAAATCCAGGCTGAGGGTGGTATCAATTTCGTCTACAAAAATCACTATGGGGGAGGCAACCTCAGCCAACAAAACCTGCTGAAAAAATTGCGTCAGCCGCTGGGTAAAACCGAGATGGGCGTGTGCTTGCCACCACTGCACGACATCTGTATCCAGCATCAGCGTGCCTTCAATAATAGTCAGTAAGCCCAGATACCATTGTTCGGCAGTTACCTGTACACCCAACTGAGTTAAATCAATAATCACTGATTTAATATCTTCTTCTGTCAGTCGTTCCGCAGTCCGCACCATCAAACTAGACTTACCCATCTGGCGCGGTGTGAGGACGTAGGCAAAAATTCTCTGCCGACACAGCGCCAACAGTTCCTCATCAGCTTGACGGGAAATGTAAATACCACCACCAGCCTGCACCGTGCCGCCAACAGTGTAAATGTTTGGGTTATACATAAAGGTTGTCCCGGAAATATTCGGCGTAAAGCTGACAGCGCGGTAAGACTGTCCGTCCTTGCTCTTTTACCAAACCCGCTCCTCGCAGTCGCCAGAAGACGCGCTTATCAAAGCAGGTGTTTTGGCGAATTACTTGCAGCAAACCTTGAATTAATTCGGTTTTGTTATGCAGTAGCGAGAGGTGGTGGCGCAGATGGTCGCCAAAAGCACCATTGTCCGCAGTTGCATTAGCGAATAATTCGGATGGGGAACACTGCTGGCTGGCAACTAAATATAGCGATCGCCTGACTAAATAAGGATGTCCACCCAACAGCGCAATCAATTGCCGTTCCTCGGTTAAGTTGAAAGGCAAACCGTGACGAAAGTTGAGATCGGCAACCTGTTCCGGTGTAAAGTCCTCTAACTCAATCACTTGCCCAACGTTAAAGGGAGATTGATTCAAGTCGTCAATTAACTGATAAGGTTCAGTAGAAGTAACTAAAGTCAAATCTAACTGCTTCCAAATGGGCATGGTAGCGCGGCTATTATGCCAACTTCGCAACATTCCGAAGAAATCATTGCGAAAGTCGGCGTCAAAAACTTTATCGACTTCATCCATTGCCAAAACTAAGGGACTGCCCAATTCTTTTAAGATGTAGCGACTGACGTAACGCGTACAACGCTGGCTATTGCCCAAGGGCGTATTCCAATACTCTTCAACTTTGTCTGTCATGTCTAGCACATCGGTGAGCCAGATGCAAAACTGGTGAAAAAAGAGTTCGCCATTTCTCAGCGCGGCTTTATCAAACAGTTGAAAATCAAGAAATGCAATCTGTTTACCTGCATTCACCGCAGCGTCAATTATGCGGATTAACAGCGAACTCTTACCTACTTGTCTGGGTCCCTTAATCGCAATGGTCACTCCCCGCTGTACAATTGTTTTCAGTACAAGTGCATCTGAGGGACGTTCGACGTAAAACGCTGATTCGCATTCCATCGTTCCTTCCGGCATTTCTAACAGCAGTGGCTGTGCAGCCGCAAAGGGACGGGGTAAAGGCAAAGCTTGGCTGATTTCCAGCAAATCAACTTTGGCTTGAGCCTCAGCGATGCTTAATTCACCACCAGAAACAGCCTGTATTAACTCTTCTATCAGACGCGGTGTATCTTCCGCACCTTGCCAAAAAGTCCAGTTAATATGGTTGAGGTAGGCACTCAAAGGATACTGAAACGGTTCTCGATACCCCAAACGCACTGGCAGAATTACTGGGTATCCTTTCTGCACTTGTGCCAAGTTGTGCGCCATGCGGATTTCCGCTTCTACCATTTCGCTGTGAACTGATTGCCCCGAAAGCAAGACGATGAGAAAATCAGCTTGACTAAGTTCCGCTTCTATGCGTTTAGCCCAAGGTGTGCCTACCAGCATCCTCTGGTCGATAAAAACTTCGTGCTGCTGCGATAGCGCGTGAAAGATTTGCAGGGCAACTGGTTCATCTGGTTCAGCATCGCGTTTGTAGCTGATAAAGATGCGCTGAGGTGTATTCGTATCGCGATTTTTAGTAGCTTCGATTACAGCGTCCTGATTTAACTGCCTTGCCTTCTTTCCCAAAAATGAAGCAGGAATATTCGCTTTTGTTGTTTGTTCTGACAGCGATGCAAACAATCCTTGGTCAGAGTTAAGAAACTGTTTTTTCTTAAGTATCGGGGTTTGGTCTTCCTTCAAACCAACAATTTGAGAACGACCTAGCTCAAAAGCAAACTCTACATCCTGCCCAGCTCCGAGAGCATCGTAAAAGGCTACAGTAAAGTTAATAGCTGCTTTATCTCCAATTGCCCGACTCATGCCAATCACGTAATTAATGTGTTGGCTAATTGCCTCAGCTTGCACTTGAGAGTAGCAAGCATTGAGCAGCACACACTCTACTTTTGTGCTAGCGAACACCTTAAACATACTTGCCAGCGCTTCTGTTTCCACAAACGCTGATTTTCCCGTTTCATCTTCTAGGTAAATACCATCTTCTCCAGTCGCATGTCCGCAAAAGTGAATAATCTGGGGTTGAGTGTCGAGAATTGCGCGGTAAAAGTCACGCGATCGCACTGCCCACTTTTGCTCTAACCTGAATTGTTCCCGTTTGTTAGCACGTCGCAAACCCTCATCAATTTCCCTTACCTCTTCATCCAGTCGCAACCGAGAGGTATTTTTGGGATTTGCAGCCAAAAGCAAAATTGTTGTGACATTGGTGCTATTACTCATCAGTATTTTGAGACGAGTTTGCTACTTTAAAAAGGACTTTATCAAGCTTTGAATAAGACTACAAGTAGCAATCTGCTATTTACTGACAGAATGGCTTGACTAAGTACAGCTTTACCTAAAACCGTAGCAAATTTCAGCTTTGCATTGAAAGGTAAAGTTTGACACTCAATATTGCAGGCTAAAACAGAGTTTTGCAGCAGTATATAAATTGAAAACAAAGTTCGGAGTTTCATCAACGAGTCTTTTATACTCATCAACGAGTCTTTTATACTCGTCAACGAGTCTTTTATACTCATCAACGAGTCTTTTATATAGATTCGAGAGTCTTTTATACTCATCAACGAGTCTTTTATATAGATTCGAGAGTCTTTTATACTCGTCAACGAGTCTTTTATATAGATTCGAGAGTCTTTTATACTCGTCAACGAGTCTTTTATAGAGATTCGAGAGTCTTTTATAGAGATTCGAGAGTCTTTGAGGTGGATTAATCGTCCTCAAAGACTGATTAATCGAGTTCTAAGTTTTCTTCCTCCGTTCTTTTGGTAGAGACGCAATGAATTGCGTCACTACAAGTGCTAACTGCGTTGCCAAATTTTAATCGTTTTATCTAAGCTGCCGCTTACCAACATTTCCCCGGAAGCTGTAAACGCTAAAGCTGTTACTGTATTGGTATGTCCTGTAAATGTACCTAGCAGTTCTCCGGTGTGTAGATGCCACAATTTGATAGTTTTATCCGCACTACCACTAGCGATAATTTCTCCATCGGGACTAAGAGCGATCGCATCAACTCCATCTCGATGTCCTTTAAGGGTACGAAGCAATTCCCCTGTCTCTAAATCCCAAATCTTAATTGTCTTATCTCGACTTCCACTCACGAGAATATTATCATCTCCACTCACTGCCAAGGAACGAACTATGTGAGAATGTCCCATCAGGATGTGCAAAGGTTCGGTATTCAAACTTGTTACTTTACCTTGACATGACAAATCCCAAACTTTGATTTTACGGTAGCTACCTGTAACTAAAGTTTGTCCATCTTGGCTAAAAGCGAGGGAATGAGCAGCAGTATCATCTAATGAAAGAGCGATCGCTACCTGTCGATACATCAAATCCCAAAACAAAATCTTTCTGTCATCTCCCCCAGTTGCTAACATCCGTCCATCTGGGGTAAAAGCTACACAGCGCACCATTCCATTGTGCTTGTGGAGAATATCTATCAAATCTACTGCACCCGAATGCCAAATCTTTATTGTCGAGTCTGCACCACCACTCACCAATGTTTGTCCATCCGGACTGAA
Above is a genomic segment from Tolypothrix sp. NIES-4075 containing:
- a CDS encoding AAA-like domain-containing protein, which gives rise to MSNSTNVTTILLLAANPKNTSRLRLDEEVREIDEGLRRANKREQFRLEQKWAVRSRDFYRAILDTQPQIIHFCGHATGEDGIYLEDETGKSAFVETEALASMFKVFASTKVECVLLNACYSQVQAEAISQHINYVIGMSRAIGDKAAINFTVAFYDALGAGQDVEFAFELGRSQIVGLKEDQTPILKKKQFLNSDQGLFASLSEQTTKANIPASFLGKKARQLNQDAVIEATKNRDTNTPQRIFISYKRDAEPDEPVALQIFHALSQQHEVFIDQRMLVGTPWAKRIEAELSQADFLIVLLSGQSVHSEMVEAEIRMAHNLAQVQKGYPVILPVRLGYREPFQYPLSAYLNHINWTFWQGAEDTPRLIEELIQAVSGGELSIAEAQAKVDLLEISQALPLPRPFAAAQPLLLEMPEGTMECESAFYVERPSDALVLKTIVQRGVTIAIKGPRQVGKSSLLIRIIDAAVNAGKQIAFLDFQLFDKAALRNGELFFHQFCIWLTDVLDMTDKVEEYWNTPLGNSQRCTRYVSRYILKELGSPLVLAMDEVDKVFDADFRNDFFGMLRSWHNSRATMPIWKQLDLTLVTSTEPYQLIDDLNQSPFNVGQVIELEDFTPEQVADLNFRHGLPFNLTEERQLIALLGGHPYLVRRSLYLVASQQCSPSELFANATADNGAFGDHLRHHLSLLHNKTELIQGLLQVIRQNTCFDKRVFWRLRGAGLVKEQGRTVLPRCQLYAEYFRDNLYV
- a CDS encoding AAA-like domain-containing protein, whose amino-acid sequence is MYNPNIYTVGGTVQAGGGIYISRQADEELLALCRQRIFAYVLTPRQMGKSSLMVRTAERLTEEDIKSVIIDLTQLGVQVTAEQWYLGLLTIIEGTLMLDTDVVQWWQAHAHLGFTQRLTQFFQQVLLAEVASPIVIFVDEIDTTLSLDFTDDFFAAIRSFYNTRSDKPEFRRLSFVLIGVATPGDLIGDSKRTPFNIGQRVDLTDFTFEEAKPLAEGLGLAKDAAQQVLRRVLTWTAGHPYLSQRLCNKLREQGKSNWSEADIERLVSSTFFGTMSEQDNNLQFVRDMLTKRAPDLFDVLSTYGNIRRGKRAIVDEEQSLVKSHLKLSGVVRRENTCLRIRNLIYWKVFDNKWVKENLSVYSTKAQQLQQQRRLRQAQRAVVAVWFLGTIVAFILGNLAYWQGREAQLREIVTLNSLSGANFLSFQQIDVLIVSVKAGKQLKQIIGAPTDVQFQTVRSLGHALSNTQELNRLEKHSKAVLSVKFSPDG